GCTTATCTTCTTATCAGCAAATTTATTTATCTTGAAGTAATCAAAAAGCTCCTTTTTCCTTGATGTTATTTGATCATTAGTCATTCCATGAAGTTTGCCAAAAAACTCCATAGTATAATCAGGTGTAAAATGTTCATCTAATTTTAATTCATTAGTCAGGAATCCTATCCTTTTTCTAACTTCCGAACTATCTTTTACAACATCATATCCATTAACATTTATAGAACCTTTAGTTGGTTTCAGTAGGGTAACTATACTCCTTAGGGTTGTAGTCTTCCCTGCACCATTAGGTCCTAAAAGACCGAATATCTCACCTTGATTAGCAGAAAATGAAATATCGTTAACAGCTATTTTAGTACTCTCTTTAGTTTTTAATTCTCTTTTCTGTTTACTGTTAAGCTTATATATCTTGGTTAAATTCTTCACTTCTATCATGTAACGAACCTCCTATACGTAATTATTATACTGTATATTTTGTATATGCACAGTATATATAGAAGTTACTGTTTTGTCAATACCCTTTATCTTTTTTGAGTA
The window above is part of the Vallitalea guaymasensis genome. Proteins encoded here:
- a CDS encoding ABC transporter ATP-binding protein, which gives rise to MIEVKNLTKIYKLNSKQKRELKTKESTKIAVNDISFSANQGEIFGLLGPNGAGKTTTLRSIVTLLKPTKGSINVNGYDVVKDSSEVRKRIGFLTNELKLDEHFTPDYTMEFFGKLHGMTNDQITSRKKELFDYFKINKFADKKISELSTGMKQKLSIAVSVVHDPDIVIFDEPTNGLDIITARAVEEYLVTLKERGKLVIISTHIMTVASKLCDRVAIIINGKKVIDGTIQNVLNETKTENLEDAFFELYKKAVNHG